From a region of the Mesomycoplasma ovipneumoniae ATCC 29419 genome:
- a CDS encoding deoxyribonuclease IV translates to MIKIGSHVPFKKPDYLFGAIDISLKNKANTAMIFLGPPQSTMRTQPENYKFEQYVAEFSKQIPPADIVVHAPYILNLANPLKANFSIDFLVKEIEKMNFIGAKFLVLHPGFFTTYTRLEAKNQLVKSLKVILEKTKNVEILLETMAGKGTEMCSSFEEIVEIIQDLNSERIGVCLDTCHVWDAGYDLKNYTEFQQELIKTKIINHIKVIHLNDSANPLGSKKDRHANIDKGFIGLETLQKIVHDPLFDNIPIILETPYVDNKPIYDQEIALLLKK, encoded by the coding sequence ATGATAAAAATTGGATCACATGTACCTTTTAAAAAACCAGATTACCTTTTTGGTGCAATCGATATTTCTCTAAAAAATAAAGCAAATACAGCAATGATTTTTTTAGGCCCACCTCAGTCAACAATGAGAACTCAACCTGAAAATTATAAATTTGAACAGTATGTCGCTGAATTTTCTAAGCAAATTCCGCCCGCTGATATAGTCGTTCATGCTCCTTATATTTTAAATTTGGCTAATCCATTAAAAGCTAATTTTTCTATTGATTTTTTGGTCAAAGAGATTGAAAAAATGAACTTTATAGGGGCAAAATTCTTGGTTTTGCACCCAGGTTTTTTCACAACCTATACAAGATTAGAAGCAAAAAATCAGCTTGTAAAGTCACTTAAAGTTATACTTGAAAAAACAAAAAATGTTGAAATTTTACTTGAGACTATGGCCGGAAAAGGGACTGAAATGTGCTCAAGTTTTGAGGAAATAGTCGAGATAATTCAAGACCTAAATTCAGAAAGAATTGGGGTTTGCCTTGATACTTGTCATGTCTGAGATGCTGGTTATGATCTTAAAAATTATACTGAATTTCAACAAGAATTAATAAAAACTAAAATAATAAATCATATAAAAGTTATTCACCTAAATGATTCAGCAAATCCGCTTGGTTCAAAAAAAGACCGTCACGCTAATATTGACAAAGGTTTTATTGGTCTTGAAACTCTTCAAAAAATTGTTCATGACCCACTTTTTGATAATATTCCAATCATTTTAGAAACACCTTATGTTGATAATAAGCCAATTTATGATCAAGAAATCGCCCTTTTATTGAAAAAATAG
- the tsf gene encoding translation elongation factor Ts, producing MLKIDKLAKIKELREITDAPFVDCKTALENSDYEINGAIKWLHENGKSKALKKADRIAAEGLVLATKCQKHALIFELNSETDFVAKNQNFVKLQGEIAQLLLENDFDNLETALTIKNQDSRTIAEMLIESTATMGEKITLRRVLKTKILEGQKVGLYTHSNGQIASVVVLDGGNCTVAKDISMHVSALNPEFNFESDVTQERLAEINQKVEDSLALDKNFEKKPEEIKQKIKRGKIEKELSEFVLEFQPLATDSAITVGKYLEQNSAKLVQAVRFEVGEGIEKQAVDFYTEVNSQIKEAK from the coding sequence ATGTTAAAAATAGATAAATTAGCAAAAATTAAAGAATTAAGAGAAATTACGGATGCTCCTTTTGTTGATTGCAAAACAGCTCTTGAAAACTCTGATTATGAAATAAATGGTGCTATTAAATGACTTCACGAAAATGGAAAGTCAAAAGCACTAAAAAAAGCTGACCGTATTGCCGCTGAAGGTCTAGTTTTAGCAACTAAATGTCAAAAACATGCTTTAATTTTTGAACTTAATTCTGAAACAGACTTTGTTGCTAAAAACCAAAATTTTGTAAAACTTCAAGGTGAAATTGCCCAATTACTTCTAGAAAATGACTTTGATAATTTAGAAACTGCCTTGACTATTAAAAATCAAGATTCCCGTACAATTGCAGAAATGTTAATCGAATCTACAGCAACTATGGGTGAAAAAATAACTTTGCGTCGGGTACTAAAAACCAAAATTTTAGAAGGACAAAAAGTTGGACTCTATACACACTCTAACGGACAAATTGCTTCTGTTGTTGTTTTAGATGGTGGAAATTGCACTGTTGCAAAAGATATTTCTATGCATGTTTCAGCTCTAAATCCAGAATTTAATTTTGAGTCCGATGTTACTCAAGAAAGACTTGCAGAGATCAATCAAAAAGTTGAAGATTCACTTGCCTTAGATAAAAATTTTGAAAAGAAACCTGAAGAAATTAAGCAAAAAATTAAACGTGGTAAGATTGAAAAAGAATTGTCAGAATTCGTTCTTGAATTTCAACCTTTAGCAACTGATAGTGCCATTACTGTTGGTAAATATTTAGAACAAAATTCTGCTAAATTAGTCCAAGCTGTTCGCTTTGAAGTTGGTGAAGGCATCGAAAAACAAGCTGTCGATTTTTATACAGAAGTTAATTCACAAATAAAAGAAGCTAAATAA
- the rpsB gene encoding 30S ribosomal protein S2, with protein sequence MDKATTAKQNQNIEQKDSQMLNIGEISTENSTEIPIVSKQKLLEAGVYFGHKSSQWHPKMAQFLLKRKRNETHIIDVLKTQKMLEIAYKLVEKFAQKGAKFIFVGTKKQAKKAIEEQAIRTNSIYVSGRWLGGTLTNSRTILSRLKAMEELEQQTAENFEGYTKKEILSKQKQLAKLQKNLNGIKGLKDVPLFSLIMLVADPLKDIIAVKEARKKGIKIIGITDSNVDPSLVDFGIPANDDSTKSITLIFTILADAISSAKGGKKLFAYQPDEQIILPEDPEKEQKQQRFRRNSFDKFEKFDKSKSKPGDKKVQNPSQSSESKIA encoded by the coding sequence ATGGATAAGGCAACAACAGCTAAACAAAACCAAAATATCGAACAAAAAGATAGCCAAATGTTGAACATTGGTGAAATTTCTACTGAAAACTCAACGGAAATTCCTATCGTTTCTAAGCAAAAACTATTAGAAGCTGGTGTCTATTTTGGTCATAAATCATCACAGTGACACCCTAAAATGGCACAATTTTTACTAAAAAGAAAGCGTAATGAAACTCACATTATTGACGTTTTAAAAACTCAAAAAATGTTAGAAATTGCTTATAAATTAGTTGAAAAATTTGCCCAAAAAGGTGCTAAATTTATTTTTGTAGGTACAAAAAAACAAGCAAAAAAAGCCATTGAAGAACAAGCAATCCGTACAAATTCAATATACGTTTCTGGTCGTTGATTAGGCGGAACTTTAACAAACAGTCGTACAATTTTGTCACGTCTTAAAGCAATGGAAGAACTTGAGCAACAAACAGCAGAAAATTTTGAAGGTTATACAAAAAAAGAAATACTTTCAAAACAAAAACAATTAGCTAAATTACAAAAAAATCTTAACGGAATTAAAGGGTTAAAAGACGTTCCACTTTTTTCATTAATAATGTTAGTTGCCGATCCTTTAAAAGATATAATTGCAGTTAAGGAAGCCCGTAAAAAAGGAATTAAAATTATCGGGATAACAGATTCAAATGTTGATCCATCTTTGGTTGACTTTGGAATTCCAGCTAATGATGATTCAACTAAATCAATCACATTAATTTTTACTATTTTAGCTGATGCAATTTCATCAGCAAAAGGTGGTAAAAAACTTTTTGCATATCAGCCTGATGAGCAAATTATTTTGCCAGAAGATCCTGAAAAAGAGCAAAAACAACAAAGATTTCGCCGTAATTCATTCGATAAATTTGAAAAATTTGATAAATCAAAAAGCAAACCAGGCGATAAAAAAGTACAAAATCCTAGCCAGTCTAGCGAATCTAAAATTGCATAA
- a CDS encoding Nif3-like dinuclear metal center hexameric protein, with the protein MKTKLIGDFLLEKFPLENCQDWDNCGWNLFFDTEISKVLICIDLTKSVLDFAIKNNYNLIISHHPFFFYPTKKEEFQNSPYKRKISSLLKKHSISALGLHTNFDSRDNQTAFSIANQWDLDASSAIKIDDFNILIENNLKVSEILKRISLNSNLATFRANFSQDFLPKKVAILPGSGGILACLLAKKQKANLVITSDLKWSDQLTIKHHKIKVLEIPHLIEQVFTDKIAEILQEKFKNIEIYSFKLPEILSEVKIKW; encoded by the coding sequence ATGAAAACAAAACTAATTGGCGATTTTTTGCTTGAAAAATTTCCCTTAGAAAACTGTCAAGACTGAGATAATTGTGGTTGAAATCTCTTTTTTGATACTGAAATTTCTAAGGTTCTTATTTGCATTGATCTTACAAAAAGTGTTTTAGATTTTGCTATTAAAAATAATTATAATTTAATAATTTCCCATCATCCTTTCTTTTTTTATCCCACAAAAAAGGAAGAATTTCAAAATTCGCCATACAAGAGAAAAATTTCCAGCCTTTTAAAAAAACACTCAATTAGCGCGCTCGGTCTCCACACGAATTTTGACTCAAGAGACAACCAAACCGCATTTTCAATCGCAAACCAGTGAGATCTAGATGCAAGCAGCGCTATAAAAATCGATGATTTTAACATTTTAATTGAAAATAATTTAAAGGTCTCAGAAATTTTAAAAAGAATTTCACTAAATAGCAATTTAGCGACTTTTCGAGCTAATTTTTCACAAGATTTTTTGCCAAAAAAAGTGGCAATTCTTCCAGGTTCAGGCGGAATTTTAGCATGTCTTTTAGCAAAAAAACAAAAAGCCAATCTTGTTATAACTTCTGATCTGAAATGATCAGATCAGCTCACGATCAAGCATCATAAAATCAAAGTTTTAGAAATTCCCCACCTTATTGAGCAAGTTTTTACTGATAAAATTGCCGAAATATTACAAGAAAAATTTAAAAACATCGAAATTTACAGTTTTAAATTACCTGAAATTTTAAGCGAGGTTAAAATCAAATGATAA
- the dnaG gene encoding DNA primase has protein sequence MNKQQILAHILKNTDIYGLISQAIQLSPNGRNTFVGLCPFHEDTNPSLSVSISKQIFKCFSCQKGGNIVSFVMLWKNLNFFQAVEYLNKEYNLNLELANNLAPVKVYSEIELQALRAFENSVSLYLLELLTITSRAKKSPKNRQELEIYNFINSRGLSREIIQKFKIGFAPSSFLKPRLVDSKLFDEETLKDYSLLNQQGFDFFQNRIVFPIENLEGKVVGFSGRCLPNTKCEPKYLNSPSSKLFSKSEIFYNYKNAIADNPKEIFITEGFFDVIAFYKVNIKNVIALMGTSLTKKHCELLNNFTVVIALDGDRAGLEATLKSALILSQNRIKTYIISGFDGKDPDEYLNNFGAESFLEKLSDRKNCFDFAYNFYKNQIKENSSDEITEFVNKFTPFLQSLNAQNNPLLGVFLKKIYEDLGIEKSAFRWKKQIQYPSKPGRELEKEWDIYENKQLNKRNRYENQAYQLEYGELRLFLIVLKDFLEGDQEKFKQFKRLNFKFSDALNNRFVEKLYPSDSKNPEIRRQTIQEIDKAGDSLKEYLLKEYSRISDHDFKNFNIHEKTIDDVEYLVESINERRKRENNNNLYQSSKYNENDFVIDMYNDEI, from the coding sequence ATGAATAAGCAGCAAATTTTAGCTCATATTTTAAAAAACACCGATATTTACGGGTTAATTTCACAAGCAATCCAACTTTCGCCCAATGGAAGAAACACATTTGTTGGACTTTGTCCATTTCACGAGGACACAAATCCGTCACTGTCAGTTTCAATTTCTAAGCAAATTTTTAAGTGTTTTTCTTGTCAAAAAGGTGGAAATATTGTTAGCTTTGTAATGCTTTGAAAAAATTTAAACTTTTTTCAAGCTGTTGAATATCTCAACAAAGAATACAATTTAAACCTTGAATTAGCAAATAATTTGGCACCTGTAAAAGTTTATTCTGAAATTGAACTTCAAGCACTGCGCGCTTTTGAAAATTCAGTTTCGCTTTATCTTTTAGAGCTACTTACAATTACATCAAGAGCCAAAAAAAGCCCTAAAAACCGACAAGAATTGGAAATTTACAACTTTATAAATTCGCGAGGACTTAGTCGCGAAATCATTCAAAAATTCAAAATCGGATTTGCACCAAGTTCATTTTTAAAGCCGCGACTTGTTGATTCAAAATTATTTGATGAGGAAACTTTGAAGGATTATTCACTTTTAAATCAACAAGGTTTTGATTTTTTTCAAAATCGAATTGTCTTCCCTATTGAAAATTTAGAAGGAAAAGTTGTTGGATTTTCGGGCCGTTGCTTGCCTAATACTAAATGTGAACCAAAATATTTAAATTCACCATCAAGTAAGCTGTTTTCTAAATCTGAAATTTTCTACAATTATAAAAACGCAATCGCTGATAATCCCAAAGAAATTTTTATTACTGAAGGTTTTTTTGATGTTATTGCATTTTACAAGGTCAATATTAAAAATGTAATTGCGCTTATGGGTACTTCTTTGACTAAAAAACACTGTGAATTATTGAATAATTTTACAGTTGTCATTGCCCTTGATGGTGATCGGGCTGGTCTTGAGGCTACCTTAAAATCGGCACTCATACTTTCGCAAAACCGAATTAAAACTTACATTATATCAGGTTTTGACGGAAAAGATCCTGATGAGTATTTAAATAATTTTGGTGCCGAGAGTTTTTTAGAAAAACTTTCAGACCGCAAAAATTGCTTTGATTTTGCCTATAATTTTTACAAAAATCAAATCAAAGAAAATTCTAGTGATGAAATTACCGAATTTGTCAACAAATTTACACCGTTTTTACAAAGTTTAAATGCTCAAAATAACCCATTACTAGGCGTTTTTTTGAAAAAAATTTATGAGGACTTAGGTATTGAAAAAAGCGCTTTTCGCTGAAAAAAACAAATTCAGTACCCATCTAAACCTGGTCGGGAACTTGAAAAAGAGTGAGATATTTATGAAAATAAACAACTAAATAAAAGGAATAGATATGAAAACCAGGCGTATCAACTCGAATATGGTGAGTTAAGATTATTTTTAATTGTTTTGAAGGATTTTCTCGAAGGTGATCAGGAAAAATTTAAACAGTTTAAAAGGTTAAATTTTAAATTTTCAGATGCACTTAATAATAGATTTGTTGAAAAATTATACCCTAGTGATAGCAAAAATCCCGAAATTCGCAGGCAAACTATACAAGAAATTGATAAAGCAGGCGATTCATTAAAAGAATATTTATTAAAAGAATATTCACGAATATCAGATCATGACTTTAAAAATTTTAATATACACGAAAAAACAATAGATGACGTTGAATACCTTGTTGAAAGTATTAATGAAAGAAGAAAAAGAGAAAACAACAATAATTTATATCAAAGTTCAAAATATAATGAAAATGATTTTGTAATTGATATGTATAACGATGAAATTTAA
- a CDS encoding glycine--tRNA ligase, with protein MAKFENYQFFINYLKNLGFIFPSSQIYGGLANSYDYGHLGVLLAKNIENFWADFFINKDLNAFFIDTKILLNPKVWQASGHLENFSDLLVENKINKKRYRVDHLFENNFPNLIFEKLNQQEIQQYLAKIENYDGSKTDWSIPKNFNLLFQTEQGVVENEKTTLYLRPETAQGIFINFKSLLRFTKNTLPLRIAQVGKSFRNEISPGNFIFRTREFTQLEQEIFVRPEQADEIFHSEIEKVQLFLSKLGFSADSIRISNHQPEKLAHYAKATTDFEYFFNFGWGELIGISNRGNFDLKNHMAKSGENLEFVDSATGQKILPYIIEPSIGLDRLMLAILEQNFVHDIEKDRYFLKFPFILSPYKVAVLPLLKKFSPQAEEIWKMLVSHGIAATFSNTGTIGKRYYYQDSIGTFFCITVDEEGIQNQSVTIRFRDTCEQKRIKITEIIQFIEENSSNE; from the coding sequence ATGGCCAAATTTGAAAACTACCAATTTTTTATTAATTATCTAAAGAATTTAGGATTTATTTTTCCTAGTTCACAAATTTATGGAGGTTTAGCAAATTCTTATGATTATGGCCACCTTGGTGTTCTTTTAGCTAAAAATATTGAAAATTTTTGGGCTGATTTTTTCATAAACAAAGATCTTAATGCCTTTTTTATTGACACAAAAATTTTGCTAAACCCAAAAGTTTGGCAAGCCTCAGGTCATCTTGAAAACTTTAGCGACTTGCTAGTTGAAAATAAAATTAATAAAAAACGTTATCGTGTTGACCATTTGTTTGAAAATAATTTTCCAAATTTAATTTTTGAAAAATTAAATCAACAAGAAATTCAGCAATATTTGGCTAAAATTGAAAATTACGATGGATCAAAAACTGACTGATCTATTCCTAAAAATTTCAATCTTTTATTCCAAACCGAACAAGGTGTTGTTGAAAATGAAAAAACAACATTATATTTGCGACCTGAAACAGCACAGGGAATCTTTATAAATTTTAAATCACTTTTAAGATTTACTAAAAACACTTTGCCTCTTCGAATTGCCCAAGTCGGAAAATCGTTTCGAAATGAAATTTCACCTGGAAATTTCATTTTTAGGACCCGTGAATTTACTCAACTAGAACAGGAAATTTTTGTCAGACCTGAACAAGCAGATGAAATTTTTCACTCTGAAATTGAAAAAGTTCAACTTTTTTTATCCAAATTAGGTTTTTCGGCAGATTCAATCCGAATTAGCAATCATCAACCCGAAAAATTAGCTCATTATGCAAAAGCAACCACTGATTTTGAATATTTTTTCAATTTTGGCTGAGGTGAACTAATCGGAATTTCCAACCGTGGAAATTTTGATCTTAAAAACCATATGGCTAAAAGCGGTGAAAATCTTGAATTTGTCGATTCTGCAACCGGTCAAAAAATTTTGCCTTACATAATCGAACCATCAATCGGCCTAGACAGACTTATGTTAGCGATTTTAGAGCAAAATTTTGTTCATGACATCGAAAAAGACCGTTATTTTCTTAAATTTCCTTTTATTTTAAGCCCATATAAAGTTGCGGTTTTACCGCTTTTGAAAAAATTTTCACCTCAAGCAGAAGAAATATGAAAAATGCTTGTTAGCCACGGAATTGCCGCAACTTTTTCAAACACAGGAACTATTGGAAAAAGATATTATTATCAAGATTCAATTGGAACTTTTTTTTGCATTACAGTCGATGAAGAAGGAATTCAAAACCAAAGTGTAACAATCAGATTTCGCGATACTTGTGAACAAAAAAGAATAAAAATCACCGAAATTATCCAATTTATAGAGGAAAATTCTTCAAATGAATAA
- the ffh gene encoding signal recognition particle protein: protein MLDFLTNRIQSSLKKIQKSVTINEQDLAEIIREIRLALLEADVNLLVVKNFIAQVKNQVLTNGLTSKLNPQQEFLKILHQNLVSVLGVSAKPINFSKNPTTIMLVGLQGSGKTTTTAKLAVYARQKNFSKKILLVACDTYRPAAIDQLKQLGKQVSIDVFYIEKTPVEIAKDALIYSKNNNYDLVIFDTAGRLSINSELMTELVEIKKAVKPDQILFVLDALSGQDIINVAETFHKEINLTGSIITKLDSNARAGAALSITHLLKIPILFIGSGEKISALELFHPNRIADRILGMGDVMSLLEQAEENIDKQTVKKLSHRMFSGQFNLDDLLNSLAQIQKIGKFSKIIKMIPGLSGKINSSQIDEVEEKMKLYKILISSMTLEERKKPKLLKNPSRRNRIIRGSGRTGAEFNRLISEFESMSKRMSEFSSKNINFDSFFK from the coding sequence ATGTTAGATTTTTTGACCAATAGAATCCAGTCATCTTTAAAAAAAATTCAGAAATCTGTAACCATTAATGAGCAAGATTTAGCAGAAATTATTCGTGAAATTCGTCTTGCTTTACTTGAGGCTGACGTTAATTTATTAGTTGTCAAAAACTTTATTGCTCAGGTTAAAAATCAGGTTTTAACAAACGGGCTGACTTCCAAACTTAATCCCCAACAGGAATTTTTGAAAATTTTACACCAAAATTTAGTTTCAGTTCTTGGAGTTAGTGCAAAACCGATTAATTTTTCCAAAAATCCAACAACAATAATGCTAGTTGGTCTTCAAGGTTCAGGAAAAACTACAACTACAGCAAAACTCGCAGTTTATGCTCGGCAAAAAAATTTTTCAAAAAAAATTTTACTAGTAGCATGTGATACTTACCGTCCTGCGGCGATTGATCAATTGAAACAATTAGGAAAACAAGTTTCAATTGATGTTTTTTATATCGAAAAAACTCCTGTTGAAATTGCAAAAGATGCCCTAATTTATAGCAAAAATAACAATTATGACCTTGTTATTTTTGACACCGCCGGTCGTCTTTCAATTAATTCTGAATTGATGACTGAGTTAGTTGAAATTAAAAAAGCTGTAAAACCTGATCAAATTCTTTTTGTTCTTGATGCCCTTTCTGGTCAAGATATAATAAATGTTGCCGAAACTTTTCATAAAGAAATTAATTTAACTGGCTCAATTATTACAAAATTAGACTCAAATGCTCGTGCAGGTGCGGCCCTTTCAATTACACATTTGCTTAAAATTCCAATTTTATTTATTGGTTCAGGTGAAAAAATTTCTGCCTTAGAACTATTCCATCCTAACAGAATCGCCGATCGAATTTTAGGTATGGGCGATGTAATGTCGCTTTTAGAACAAGCCGAAGAAAATATTGACAAACAAACCGTTAAAAAACTGTCTCATCGTATGTTTTCTGGTCAATTTAATTTAGATGACCTTCTAAATAGTCTTGCTCAAATTCAAAAAATTGGAAAATTTTCGAAAATAATAAAAATGATTCCTGGATTATCGGGCAAAATTAATTCAAGTCAGATTGATGAAGTTGAGGAAAAAATGAAACTTTATAAAATTTTAATCTCATCAATGACTCTTGAAGAACGAAAAAAACCAAAACTTTTAAAAAATCCATCTCGCAGGAATCGAATAATTCGCGGTTCAGGTCGAACAGGTGCTGAATTTAACCGTTTAATTAGTGAGTTTGAATCAATGTCCAAAAGAATGTCTGAATTTTCATCAAAAAATATTAATTTTGATTCATTTTTTAAATAA
- the tyrS gene encoding tyrosine--tRNA ligase — protein sequence MTDKNKIDFFDELKQRGILKDITNPDRFLNLSSENGIYIGFDPTAPSLHLGNYISINLLQRLQNFGIKVLAVVGGATGMIGDPSFKPNERKLLDFESVKNNTEKIKNQLKSFNLPVFDNFEIYKDMNILTFLRDIGKNINIAYLLAKDSVSSRIESGLSFTEFSYQLIQGWDFKFLAQNHDIIAQSGGSDQWGNMVTGLDFIKKSNLKNKDKTFVFTTNLLTDENNEKFGKSLGKPIWLDKNMYSPFNLYQFLLNQSDSQAEKIMLWLSFLDLDSIRQLISLHNQNKKDRILQKELAKEVVFNIHGKKGLEIAEKITQILFNKINYFEITFNDKLELKKILPYFSAKFFDQNSLIEFGIFSSKRELNEFISHKALEINGIKIESSSEINTSLADQNNLFLIKKGKKQFFIFELI from the coding sequence ATGACTGATAAAAATAAAATTGATTTTTTTGATGAACTAAAACAAAGAGGAATTTTAAAAGATATCACTAATCCCGATAGATTTTTGAATCTTTCTTCTGAAAACGGAATTTATATCGGCTTTGATCCAACGGCGCCTTCACTTCATTTGGGTAATTACATTTCAATAAATCTTTTACAGCGTCTTCAAAATTTTGGGATTAAAGTTCTTGCCGTTGTCGGTGGAGCCACTGGAATGATTGGCGATCCGTCATTTAAACCTAATGAGCGAAAATTACTTGATTTTGAAAGTGTCAAAAATAACACTGAAAAAATAAAAAACCAGTTAAAATCGTTTAATTTGCCTGTTTTTGATAATTTTGAAATTTACAAAGATATGAATATTTTAACCTTTTTGCGCGATATTGGGAAAAATATTAATATTGCTTATTTGTTGGCTAAAGATTCTGTTTCTTCGCGGATCGAATCTGGACTTTCATTTACAGAATTTTCTTATCAATTAATTCAAGGTTGAGATTTTAAATTTTTAGCCCAAAATCACGACATAATTGCCCAATCAGGGGGGTCTGATCAATGAGGCAACATGGTGACTGGTCTTGATTTTATTAAAAAATCAAACTTAAAAAATAAGGACAAGACCTTTGTTTTTACAACAAATTTACTTACTGATGAAAATAACGAAAAATTTGGAAAAAGTCTTGGAAAACCGATTTGGCTTGATAAAAATATGTATTCACCTTTTAATTTATATCAATTTTTATTGAATCAAAGTGATTCACAGGCCGAAAAAATTATGCTCTGGCTGTCATTTTTAGATCTAGATTCAATCAGGCAATTAATTTCTTTGCACAATCAAAATAAAAAAGACCGAATTTTACAAAAAGAACTAGCAAAAGAGGTTGTTTTTAACATTCACGGGAAAAAAGGGCTTGAAATTGCAGAAAAAATAACCCAAATTTTATTTAATAAAATAAATTATTTTGAAATAACTTTTAATGATAAGTTGGAACTAAAAAAAATTTTGCCTTATTTTAGTGCAAAATTTTTTGACCAAAACAGCCTAATTGAATTTGGTATTTTTAGCTCAAAACGTGAATTAAATGAATTTATTTCACATAAAGCTCTGGAAATTAACGGCATAAAAATTGAATCTTCTTCTGAAATTAATACTAGTTTAGCTGATCAAAATAACCTCTTTTTAATTAAAAAAGGCAAGAAACAATTCTTTATTTTCGAGCTAATTTAA
- a CDS encoding RNA polymerase sigma factor translates to MEKKQKEKQATKKSSKKTAENVFLSHEDVYKYIENLSLSVSEDELDEFFQILIQKKIIRDELDKEDLEDVSSSDFADQISQKNSKNKSKKNLDNLDDDKDLSLDRLDDQEDFDDLSQDDSGEMEFGHSVDESLRIQDIDDLDYINDETSSQFRKPKVYSDDVYRNKLTDTNDMIKWYMRWIGKYGKLLSQEEEQELARKMQIKGRIGKKARDTLIKRNLRLVVNSAKRYKNRGLNFIDLISEGNLGIIKAVSKYDHTKGFKFSTYATWWIRQAITRAVADQARLIRIPVHMVETINKINKAERELQQEKGLNPTAEEIAQRLGPEFTAEKVRYIKKINVDPISLDKAIWKEEDSSFSDFIKDENLISPAEYAEREEKAKVLLEIIESTLDYDEKDFIKRRYGVGVDENGVPYQAHSFEELAAMRRVTKERVRQIEGKILKKLRTPQKRWSLRDFN, encoded by the coding sequence TTAGAAAAAAAACAAAAAGAAAAGCAAGCAACGAAAAAAAGTTCGAAAAAAACTGCTGAAAATGTCTTTTTAAGTCACGAAGATGTTTATAAATATATCGAAAATTTAAGCCTTTCAGTTTCAGAGGACGAATTAGACGAGTTTTTTCAAATTTTAATTCAGAAAAAAATAATTAGAGATGAATTGGACAAAGAAGATCTTGAAGACGTTTCAAGTTCAGATTTTGCTGATCAAATCAGTCAAAAAAATTCTAAAAATAAATCAAAGAAAAATCTTGATAATTTAGATGATGACAAAGATTTGAGTCTAGACAGACTTGATGATCAAGAAGATTTTGACGATTTGTCTCAAGATGACAGTGGCGAAATGGAATTTGGCCACTCGGTTGATGAATCGCTAAGAATTCAAGATATTGACGATCTTGATTATATCAATGATGAAACCTCAAGTCAATTTCGCAAACCTAAAGTTTACAGCGATGATGTTTACCGAAATAAACTCACCGACACAAATGACATGATCAAATGATACATGCGTTGAATCGGAAAATACGGAAAATTATTAAGTCAAGAAGAAGAACAAGAACTGGCCCGTAAAATGCAAATTAAAGGGCGAATCGGCAAAAAAGCTCGTGATACCTTAATAAAACGTAATTTAAGACTGGTTGTAAACAGTGCAAAACGCTATAAAAATCGTGGTTTAAATTTTATTGACCTAATTTCTGAAGGTAATTTAGGAATTATTAAGGCCGTTTCAAAATATGACCACACTAAAGGATTTAAATTTTCAACTTATGCAACTTGATGAATTCGTCAGGCAATCACAAGAGCTGTGGCTGATCAGGCAAGACTAATTAGAATTCCGGTTCATATGGTCGAAACTATTAATAAAATTAACAAAGCTGAACGAGAATTACAGCAAGAAAAAGGACTAAATCCAACAGCCGAAGAAATTGCTCAGCGTCTTGGACCTGAATTTACAGCTGAAAAAGTCCGTTATATTAAAAAAATAAATGTTGACCCGATTTCGCTAGATAAAGCAATTTGGAAAGAAGAAGATAGCTCATTTTCTGATTTTATTAAGGATGAAAATTTAATTTCACCAGCCGAATATGCCGAGCGCGAAGAAAAAGCTAAAGTTTTACTTGAAATAATCGAGTCAACGCTTGACTATGACGAAAAAGATTTTATCAAACGCCGTTATGGAGTTGGAGTTGATGAAAATGGTGTCCCATATCAAGCTCATAGTTTTGAAGAATTAGCTGCCATGCGTCGCGTTACAAAGGAGCGAGTACGTCAAATAGAGGGTAAAATTCTTAAAAAATTAAGAACCCCTCAAAAAAGATGGTCACTACGTGATTTTAACTAA